In Leptodesmis sichuanensis A121, the following are encoded in one genomic region:
- a CDS encoding CHASE2 domain-containing protein produces the protein MWAKVKQKVWAWRGVLVTVPTVTGVVIALRLFGLLQLLELATLDQLFQLRPREAIDPRIVIVTIGETDLQQLQQYPLSDATLARLLNNLKQQQPTAIGLDLYRDLPIEPGHEELVQLFKTTPNLIGVQKVVSSPDSSAVAPPPALKQQDQVGANDLVLDTDGRVRRGLLYLADPDGNPVFSFSFKLAYRYLQQKGVKVDQNVDNQVYAGSVIFPRFRTNDGGYIRAKEEGYQVLLNYRDDTQGFQTLSLIDALENRMPPGLLHDRIVLVGSTAESLKDLFYTPYNSQILGAPKRMAGVTIHANLISQIISAAVDDRQLIRTWPEWAEWLWILGWTTLGGIICWRQRLSSGSTKILFLKRFRLIVAGACLITGVYLAFLLGWWIPLVPALMGLAGAAFSVTGYLAHNATEMRKTFGRYLTDEVVANLLETPSGLQLGGERRKVTVLMSDVRGFSALSEWLPPEKVVALLNHYLGAMADVIDQYKGTINEFIGDGIFVMFGAPVSRPDDAQRAIACAIAMQQAMTAVNEQNRQIGLPAIEMGIGINTGEVVVGNVGSQRRAKYTVIGRHVNLAARIESYTVGGQILVSEDTLKDADCEVRIQGELCVEPKGIRTPMTVYEVGGIGGKYQLFLPEAEDRMQPLGQAVPLEFTVLEGKHAVGNLFQGQLTKLSKSGAELQTEQPLDVLSNLKLHLLTGVDRTQLSGDLYAKVIKQVDESAHRFAIRFTSVPPEIAIALQALRKTN, from the coding sequence ATGTGGGCCAAAGTCAAACAGAAAGTGTGGGCATGGCGAGGAGTCCTGGTTACGGTACCTACAGTAACAGGCGTTGTCATTGCACTGCGCTTATTCGGCCTGCTGCAGCTGTTAGAACTGGCAACACTGGATCAACTCTTTCAACTGCGGCCCAGGGAAGCGATCGACCCCCGAATTGTGATCGTGACGATCGGGGAAACCGATCTGCAACAGTTGCAACAGTATCCGCTCTCAGATGCCACACTGGCTCGTTTGTTGAACAATCTAAAACAGCAGCAACCCACCGCGATCGGGCTGGATCTGTACCGGGATTTGCCGATTGAGCCAGGTCATGAGGAACTGGTGCAATTGTTTAAAACCACTCCCAACCTGATCGGGGTGCAGAAGGTGGTCAGTAGTCCGGATAGCTCAGCCGTTGCTCCCCCTCCCGCCTTAAAGCAACAGGATCAGGTAGGAGCCAATGATCTGGTACTGGATACGGATGGTCGAGTGCGCCGGGGATTATTGTACCTGGCCGATCCGGACGGCAATCCAGTATTTAGTTTTAGCTTCAAACTGGCCTATCGCTATCTGCAACAAAAGGGCGTGAAGGTGGATCAAAATGTTGACAATCAGGTTTATGCAGGTTCAGTGATTTTTCCTCGTTTCAGAACTAATGATGGAGGGTACATCCGAGCCAAAGAAGAAGGGTATCAGGTGCTGCTGAATTACCGGGACGATACTCAGGGCTTTCAAACACTGAGCCTGATCGATGCGCTGGAAAACCGGATGCCACCGGGTCTATTGCACGATCGCATTGTGCTGGTTGGCAGTACGGCGGAAAGTTTGAAAGACCTATTCTATACGCCCTACAACAGTCAGATCCTGGGGGCACCGAAACGGATGGCCGGAGTGACGATCCATGCCAACCTGATCAGTCAAATCATCAGTGCCGCAGTGGACGATCGCCAACTCATTCGTACCTGGCCGGAATGGGCAGAATGGCTGTGGATTCTGGGCTGGACAACCCTGGGCGGAATTATCTGCTGGCGACAACGGCTCAGCTCTGGCAGCACCAAAATCCTGTTTCTGAAACGCTTCCGGCTAATTGTCGCGGGAGCCTGTTTAATCACAGGAGTTTACCTCGCTTTTCTCTTAGGATGGTGGATTCCTTTAGTTCCTGCACTCATGGGACTGGCCGGAGCCGCCTTCTCGGTAACAGGATATCTGGCCCACAATGCCACTGAAATGCGCAAGACCTTTGGACGGTATCTGACGGATGAGGTAGTTGCCAATCTATTGGAAACTCCTTCTGGATTGCAGTTGGGTGGAGAACGGCGCAAAGTGACAGTGCTGATGTCTGATGTCCGGGGATTCTCAGCCCTTTCTGAATGGTTGCCGCCCGAAAAAGTCGTCGCCCTGTTAAACCACTACCTGGGAGCAATGGCTGATGTCATCGATCAGTACAAAGGCACGATTAATGAATTCATTGGCGACGGGATCTTTGTCATGTTTGGTGCTCCAGTCAGCCGTCCCGATGATGCCCAGCGAGCGATCGCCTGTGCTATTGCGATGCAACAAGCGATGACAGCCGTGAATGAACAAAACCGTCAGATCGGTTTACCAGCGATCGAAATGGGCATTGGCATTAATACGGGAGAAGTCGTTGTGGGAAATGTGGGTTCCCAGCGACGGGCCAAATATACAGTGATCGGCAGACACGTCAACCTGGCGGCTCGCATTGAATCTTATACCGTGGGGGGCCAGATTCTGGTGTCGGAAGATACCCTCAAAGATGCTGATTGTGAGGTGCGAATTCAGGGCGAACTGTGCGTTGAACCCAAAGGCATCCGCACACCCATGACGGTCTATGAGGTCGGAGGAATTGGCGGCAAGTACCAGCTTTTCCTTCCTGAAGCAGAGGATAGGATGCAGCCTTTAGGACAGGCAGTGCCACTGGAATTCACCGTTCTAGAAGGTAAACACGCAGTCGGTAATCTGTTTCAAGGACAGCTTACTAAACTCTCTAAATCTGGGGCGGAACTGCAAACTGAGCAACCGTTAGATGTTTTGAGTAATCTCAAACTACACCTGTTAACAGGGGTCGATCGCACGCAGTTATCCGGAGATCTGTACGCCAAGGTGATTAAACAGGTGGATGAATCGGCTCATCGGTTTGCCATTCGGTTTACCTCCGTTCCGCCAGAAATCGCGATCGCCCTGCAAGCCCTCCGAAAAACCAATTGA
- a CDS encoding DUF928 domain-containing protein has product MKRSLSVAVSVWAIAVGTISTGSSQAAIVEPTPTLSHPTLNRNWIISQTFRPPNLGNPPATAGGATRSGACFKGTQRFTALLPPSQIGLTFSSHPTFFWYVPQSSAKTAQFLLMTQDDSQVVYETTLTLPAKAGIVSFTLPDTVKPLDVGQRYHWFLTIHCNTVDRNSNPNTEGWVERTAPSAGLSEKIQQTTARDLPALYADQGIWYEALTSLAQLRQANPTDASLITSWERLLRSAGLGTLAPAPIVESLSANTVVK; this is encoded by the coding sequence ATGAAGAGATCTTTGTCTGTTGCCGTATCTGTCTGGGCGATCGCGGTTGGAACCATCTCAACGGGATCCTCTCAGGCGGCGATCGTCGAACCCACTCCTACCCTTTCCCATCCCACCCTCAATAGAAACTGGATTATTAGCCAGACATTCAGACCTCCCAATCTGGGCAATCCCCCTGCTACGGCAGGCGGTGCAACCCGAAGTGGAGCCTGTTTCAAGGGTACTCAGCGATTCACCGCTTTACTGCCTCCCAGTCAAATTGGGTTAACCTTCAGCAGCCATCCCACTTTTTTCTGGTATGTCCCCCAGTCCTCAGCCAAAACCGCTCAGTTTCTGTTGATGACGCAGGATGATTCTCAGGTGGTCTATGAAACTACCCTGACACTTCCGGCCAAGGCTGGAATTGTCAGCTTCACGTTGCCGGATACGGTGAAACCTTTGGACGTTGGTCAGCGCTATCACTGGTTTTTGACGATTCATTGCAATACTGTCGATCGCAATAGCAATCCCAATACTGAGGGCTGGGTTGAACGAACTGCTCCCAGTGCAGGGCTATCTGAAAAAATTCAGCAAACTACTGCACGCGACTTGCCTGCTCTCTACGCCGATCAGGGCATCTGGTATGAAGCATTGACCTCGCTGGCCCAATTACGTCAGGCTAATCCCACCGATGCCAGCCTGATCACCAGTTGGGAACGGCTCTTAAGGTCTGCGGGTTTAGGAACTTTGGCACCTGCACCGATCGTAGAATCCCTATCAGCCAATACTGTAGTCAAGTAG
- a CDS encoding CHASE2 domain-containing protein: protein MAGLVVSIRLVGLLQVWELAALDQLIRLRPPEPVDDRMVIVGIDEADLRSAGQYPMSDLQMAQLLQKLQAAKPRAIGLDIYRDIPVEPGHQQLQQVYRKSPNLIGISHIKDNDSPEVPPPPVLRDTLQYGFNNVVLDPDNTVRRGLLYWKPHDHRAALPSFALSLAFLYLSAEGIRPIAAPSGEMQLGKALFHRFTANDGGYVLTDSGGYQILLNPRGPANTFRRVTMTEVMQGRVPADALRDRIVLIGYTAVSLNDFANISYSSHLVGPPQPVPGIELQANIISQILGSAIDGRVLFQSWPEPMEWLWIGTWAWLGGMLCWRMRSLYRSTVTITVAGLSLVAIGYAALLVGWWIPTVSPALAMTGSAIATIAYIARRQEELQRSKEFLQTIINTIPDPIFVKDQHHQWVVLNAAFSRFSGYPLADLLERSDYEVFPKTEADIFRQQDELVFKTGQEHHNEEAFTDRSGFTHQIETKRSLHKDAAGNLFLVGIIRDITHRKQLEEELKRTTAELVRSNTELLQSASHLTHLANHDSLTGLPNRKYFYEHLEQAIDWAKDSQQLVGLLFLDLDGFKQINDVLGHDMGDALLKAVARRLTGCLRSSDTVARLGGDEFTVILPAIPSAEDAIRVAEKVLFTLSQTFVIQAHTIIVTSSVGISLFPTHAQDLEDLVKEADSAMYQAKQRGKNCYEIAPSVTNH, encoded by the coding sequence TTGGCTGGTCTTGTTGTGTCAATTCGCCTGGTAGGACTGTTACAAGTCTGGGAACTGGCCGCTCTGGATCAATTGATTCGATTACGTCCCCCCGAACCTGTGGACGATCGCATGGTCATTGTTGGCATTGATGAAGCAGATTTGCGAAGTGCGGGTCAGTATCCCATGTCCGATCTCCAGATGGCCCAGTTGTTGCAAAAACTGCAAGCGGCCAAACCACGAGCGATCGGATTGGATATTTATCGAGATATTCCAGTAGAACCGGGCCATCAGCAGTTACAGCAGGTTTATCGCAAGTCTCCTAATTTGATTGGCATCAGCCATATTAAAGACAACGATAGCCCGGAAGTTCCGCCCCCTCCTGTATTGCGAGACACGCTCCAGTATGGATTTAACAATGTGGTGCTAGATCCCGATAATACGGTGCGACGGGGACTGCTGTATTGGAAACCGCATGATCATCGGGCGGCACTGCCCAGTTTTGCGTTGTCCCTGGCTTTTCTCTATTTGTCAGCGGAAGGAATTCGACCGATCGCTGCTCCTTCTGGAGAAATGCAATTAGGGAAGGCTTTATTTCATCGGTTCACTGCGAATGATGGAGGATATGTTTTAACCGATAGTGGCGGCTACCAAATCTTGTTGAATCCCCGTGGCCCAGCCAATACCTTTCGCCGTGTCACGATGACAGAGGTGATGCAGGGTAGGGTTCCGGCAGATGCTTTGCGCGATCGCATTGTATTAATTGGCTATACCGCCGTCAGTCTGAATGATTTTGCCAATATCTCCTACAGTAGTCATTTGGTTGGGCCACCTCAGCCCGTCCCTGGCATCGAATTACAGGCCAACATTATCAGCCAGATCTTGGGATCTGCGATAGATGGTCGGGTTCTGTTCCAATCCTGGCCAGAACCGATGGAATGGCTGTGGATCGGAACCTGGGCCTGGTTAGGAGGCATGCTTTGCTGGCGGATGCGATCGCTGTATCGGTCTACTGTGACGATTACCGTGGCCGGACTTAGCCTGGTGGCGATCGGCTACGCAGCCTTACTCGTGGGCTGGTGGATTCCCACCGTTTCTCCCGCCCTGGCCATGACTGGCTCTGCGATCGCCACGATTGCTTACATTGCCCGCCGTCAAGAAGAACTGCAGCGATCCAAAGAATTCCTGCAAACGATCATCAACACGATTCCCGACCCCATTTTTGTCAAAGATCAACACCATCAGTGGGTCGTTTTGAACGCGGCCTTTTCCAGGTTTTCCGGGTATCCTCTGGCTGATCTGCTAGAACGATCGGACTACGAGGTGTTTCCCAAAACTGAAGCAGATATTTTTCGGCAGCAGGATGAACTTGTCTTCAAAACCGGACAAGAACATCACAACGAAGAAGCTTTTACAGATCGAAGTGGCTTTACTCACCAGATTGAAACCAAGCGATCGCTCCATAAAGATGCGGCAGGGAACCTGTTTTTAGTCGGCATTATTCGAGACATCACTCACCGCAAGCAACTGGAAGAAGAACTGAAGCGCACTACAGCCGAACTGGTTCGCTCCAATACAGAACTGCTGCAGTCTGCTAGTCATCTTACCCACCTAGCCAACCACGATTCCCTCACCGGACTACCAAACCGCAAGTACTTCTATGAGCATCTGGAACAGGCGATCGACTGGGCCAAGGATAGTCAGCAATTAGTCGGCCTGCTATTTCTGGATCTGGATGGCTTCAAACAGATCAACGATGTGTTAGGACATGACATGGGCGATGCCTTACTGAAAGCGGTTGCCCGTCGCCTCACGGGATGTTTGCGGAGTAGTGACACCGTGGCCCGTCTGGGAGGGGATGAATTTACCGTGATCCTGCCTGCCATCCCCAGTGCCGAGGATGCCATTCGCGTGGCCGAAAAGGTACTGTTTACCCTTTCTCAAACCTTTGTGATTCAAGCTCACACCATTATTGTGACCAGCAGTGTGGGGATCAGTTTGTTTCCCACCCATGCCCAGGATTTAGAGGATTTAGTCAAAGAGGCTGATAGCGCCATGTACCAGGCCAAACAACGGGGCAAAAACTGTTATGAAATAGCGCCATCGGTCACAAACCATTAA